ATACGAAAAGAGCGGTTCTCCCGAACGGCCCTTTCTAGTTACTAACTACTAACTACTACAAAATTATGAAAAAAAACTATTAAATATATATCGAAAACCGTGCCAAACTTTGCTGATAGGGCGCTTTTTTCGGCAATATTCAGAAATTCTTTTTCGGGTACATTTCATTCCACCAGATAGGGTCATTCTGAAGCCATTTGGCAAACCAGGCGAATATGCTGTTATTCCATCGTATACGCTTGTCATAATCCATGATATGGTGGTTTTCCCCTGCTATGGAGATGAACTCTACAGGCTTTCCTAATATTTTCAGGGCGGTAAACATTTGGATACTTTCACCAACCGGTACATTGGTATCCGCATCCCCATGTAATAAAAGGAGGGGAGTGTTTATTTTATCCGCAGAGAAAAGCGGGCTTTGTCCAACAAATAAATCCGCATTGTTCCACGGATAGGAATCAGCAGCCGCATATCCATTATACGAATAACCCCAGTAACCTTCGCCCCAATAACTGGTAATATCACTGATCCCGGCATGCGAAACAGCAGCCGCAAAAATATCAGTACGGGTTTGCAGGTACATGGTCATAAAACCACCGTAAGACGCCCCGATACAGCCGACCTTTGTACGGTCAACAAACGGATGTGCCTCACAAACTTTTTTTGTCCCTTCAATGATGTTATCCGCCGTATATTCACCCCAGGCATTGATATGGCGTGCTGAGAATTCCTGTCCGAACCCAATGGCCCCGCTGGGTTGTATCACATACACAATATATCCCATTGTAGCATAAAGGTGGAAGGAATAACGCCCGTCAAAACCTCGGTTAACCGGCGTAGTCCCTCCGTAATAATATACTATCATCGGGTATTTTTTATCTTTTTGAAAATCGTACGGGTAATAAATACGACCTTTAATTTCCGTACCATCAGATGCCTGAAAATTCCAATCTTCGACAGGTCCAAGGGTTAATTGATCCATTACCGGCTTCATCGGATTATCCAGAATGACTGTTTTACTGTTCTTCAAATCAACACGAAAAGCCCTTGAGGCGTATGATGTATTCTGCCCTACCCCGGTAAGTACCAGTGCTTCATCTGCAATACTGATATTCTGGACCACATCAGCCGGCAGATCTAATTTTTCAAACCTGTCTTTTTTCACCTGATAGCGGTAAACATTCACATAATCTTCATCTGTAGTCAGGAAATAGATATTATTATCGACTTTATTCCAATACATATTTTGTATGGAAGGATTGAAATCGCGGGTAATTGCCTTGATTTCCTTTGAAGCGAGGTCATAAATATACGCCTGCCCGTCACTGGGATTCGGAATACCGGTCACCCTTTCATCCAATCCTATCTTATCGAATGATTCAGGACCTCCCGAAAGGAGCAATTGCTTCCCATCCGGTGAAAATCCGGAAACGCTCCCGTATTTAATATCATGCCATAGCGTATCTACCTCCATCGTATTGAGATGCAAGTGAAAAAAAGATCTCAGAGAGAAGGGGCGCTCAGAATAATGGTCCCTGCCGGTAGAAAAAACGATGGACTTTGCATCAGGACTGATGGCACTCAAGTATGAACTCCGGTAACCAAAAGTAAGCGGCCGAAGCACTCCTGTTGCAAGGTCATAGTGATAGAGAAAACTCCTGTTCCTCCACCCTGCCTGCCGGTCTTGTGGAGTTAATATCTGATGGACGCCGCCGTCCTTGCTTTCCGGTGCCTTATCGGTAATGGAAAATATGAGGTAAGTCTCGTCAGGAGACCAGTAAAAATATCCTTCGGGAAGGTCTTCGGCCAATAATTTTTCCTGCATTACCGAAAGATCCAGTACATACAAATTTCTTCCGGTAGTTCCCGTGGTGGTAGAATACAAACGACTTCCTCTAGGCATCCACCGCCATCCCCGGTCGCCACTACTATTTAGAATCACTGCCCCGGTCGTTGCATTCATTACCTTCACCTGGGAACTTCTTTTCCCTTTGGGAAGAACAACGGTAGTATTCAGAAGTACATATTTTCCGTCAGGCGAGATGGATGTGCTGGTAGGACGTTCTCCTTCCAGTATATCGTATAATGTAAAAGGACGCTGACCAGATGTTGCACTGGCAAATATTTTCTGGGGTTGATCCGGTTTTATATCGATTTTTATGGATGGAGGAATGGAATCGGTTGCCATGGAAAGGCATTTTATTGAAATTTCATAGCTTTTAGGTTCCACATTGGATGACCATTCGACAGATGCTGCCTTATCCAGGCTCTTTTGCGTAGAGTATTTATCCAGGACTTTTTCTCCACCCACATAGATCTCAAACGCTTGGGGAGAAGAAACCTTCAGTTTTATTTTGGTAAAGCCCTTAGCCGTGACCACAAAATTAAAAAAATGCAATGATGACTGATGTCCAGACCCGATCCCGGAAGTAAAGTAGCCGGAAACCGGATCAGCTTGTTTTTCTTTAGATTGTTGCATCACTATAGAGGATGATACTTTTGTCCCTAATATCTGTTTTGCATCATATTTCTTGTCAAAAATATTGATAGAGTCAACTAAGACAGGCTTCTGAAGAAAAACAGGTCCTGCGACCATACAACTTTTTACTGCTACATAGGATATACTATCCTGCGCAGATACCTGAGATGCAAAAACAATAAAAGCCAGAAAAATAAAACGTTTCATCATGATTGAATTTTACGAAGTTTGTAAAAGTAATATTTTCCGGTGAAACACCTAATGATTTTTCTCCGGTACCGGCAGAAAACAATAAAGGTGGTCCGAAAGGCCACCTTTATTATACATATAGAAAATAACCTAATTGTTATTCTTCTTTCTTTTCCTCTTTTTCTTCAGAAGGAGCCTCTTCTTCCTTCACCTCTTCTTTAGGCTGCTCTTCCGTTTTTACTGCTGTCTCTTCTTCCTTCACCTCTTCCTTTACTTCAGGAGCTTCAACAACAGTTTCTTCGGTTTTTACTGCTTCTACCTTTTCAGCTTTCTTGGCTTTAGCCTTAGGAGCTGCTTCAGCAGCAGGAGTAGCGGCTTCGGCTGTCGTTGCACCGGCAGCTTTCTTGGTACCTCCGCGTCTGCTTCTACGTGTGGTAGTACTCTTAGCCTTCGTATCCTTGGCAGCCAACATGTTTTCATTATAGTCTACCAATTCAATGATACACATTTCAGCAGCATCGCCTTTACGGAATCCTGTTTTCAGTATCCTGGTGTAACCGCCCGGACGATCCATGATCTTCGGAGAAATATCACGGAACAGTTCAGAAACAGCATCTTTATCCTGCAGGTAACTGAAAACTACGCGGCGTGAATGGGTAGTATCATTTTTTGAGCGGGTAATCAATGGCTCTACATATACTTTTAATGCCTTGGCTTTCGCAGTGGTGGTGGTAATGCGTTTGTGCATAATCAACGACGAAGCCATATTGGACAACATCGCCTTACGGTGCGTATTGGTGCGACCCAGGTGATTTATCTTTTTTGCGTGTCTCATTTGCTAATTAATCCTTATCTAATTTATATTTTGCTATATCCATTCCAAAATTCAAATTCATACTTTCTAATAACTCATCCAGTTCGGTAAGGGATTTTTTTCCGAAATTACGGAACTTCAATAAGTCGTTTTTGCTGAATTTGACCAAATCACCCAAAGTATCCACTTCAGCTGCTTTCAAGCAGTTAAGTGCACGTACCGATAGATCCATATCTACCAACCGTGTTTTGAGTAATTGACGCATGTGAAGAATTTCTTCATCGAATTCATCGGCTACCTGTTTTTCTTCAGTTTCAAGAGTGATCTTTTCATCTGAGAAAAGCATGAAATGATGGATCAATATTTTTGCAGCCTCTTTAAGTGCTTCTTTCGGATGAATAGAGCCATCTGTATCCAATTCTATCACCAGTTTTTCATAGTCCGTCTTTTGTTCTACACGATAATTCTCAATCGCATATTTGACGTTTTTGATCGGTGTATAAATGGAATCGATCGCAACTAATCCTATTTCCGCATTTTCAGGCATATTTTCTTCAGCAGGAACATAACCGCGCCCTTTTTCAATGTCAACCTTCATCTGAAGCTTCACATTATTGTCCATGGTACAAATTACCAGGTCAGGATTCAATACTTTAAATCCTACCAGGAATTTATCCAGATCACCGGCTTTGAATTCGGACTGCCCATTGAGCACAACATGAATCGACTCACTTTCCGTAGCTTCATCAAGTTGTTTCAGACGAATTTGTTTCAGATTCAGGACTATTTCGGTCACATCTTCCACTACTCCCGGAATAGTGGAAAATTCGTGCTGCACACCGTCTATTTTGATCTTGGTGATAGCAAACCCTTCCAAGGAAGACAATAATATCCTCCGTAAGGCATTACCTACTGTAATACCGTAGCCAGGTTCTAGTGGACGAAACTCGAATTTGCCGTGTTTATCATCGGCTTCGAGCATAACCACCTTATCGGGTCTTTGAAAAGCTAAAATCGCCATGTTATTATTTTATTTTGAGTACAATTCTACAATCAGTTGTTCCTTGATGTTTTCAGGAATATCACTTCTTTCAGGTACATTCAGAAATTTTCCGGTCATACTGCTGGCGTCCCATTCCAACCATGAATAACGTGATTGACGAGGAACAGAA
The window above is part of the Bacteroidales bacterium genome. Proteins encoded here:
- a CDS encoding prolyl oligopeptidase family serine peptidase; this encodes MKRFIFLAFIVFASQVSAQDSISYVAVKSCMVAGPVFLQKPVLVDSINIFDKKYDAKQILGTKVSSSIVMQQSKEKQADPVSGYFTSGIGSGHQSSLHFFNFVVTAKGFTKIKLKVSSPQAFEIYVGGEKVLDKYSTQKSLDKAASVEWSSNVEPKSYEISIKCLSMATDSIPPSIKIDIKPDQPQKIFASATSGQRPFTLYDILEGERPTSTSISPDGKYVLLNTTVVLPKGKRSSQVKVMNATTGAVILNSSGDRGWRWMPRGSRLYSTTTGTTGRNLYVLDLSVMQEKLLAEDLPEGYFYWSPDETYLIFSITDKAPESKDGGVHQILTPQDRQAGWRNRSFLYHYDLATGVLRPLTFGYRSSYLSAISPDAKSIVFSTGRDHYSERPFSLRSFFHLHLNTMEVDTLWHDIKYGSVSGFSPDGKQLLLSGGPESFDKIGLDERVTGIPNPSDGQAYIYDLASKEIKAITRDFNPSIQNMYWNKVDNNIYFLTTDEDYVNVYRYQVKKDRFEKLDLPADVVQNISIADEALVLTGVGQNTSYASRAFRVDLKNSKTVILDNPMKPVMDQLTLGPVEDWNFQASDGTEIKGRIYYPYDFQKDKKYPMIVYYYGGTTPVNRGFDGRYSFHLYATMGYIVYVIQPSGAIGFGQEFSARHINAWGEYTADNIIEGTKKVCEAHPFVDRTKVGCIGASYGGFMTMYLQTRTDIFAAAVSHAGISDITSYWGEGYWGYSYNGYAAADSYPWNNADLFVGQSPLFSADKINTPLLLLHGDADTNVPVGESIQMFTALKILGKPVEFISIAGENHHIMDYDKRIRWNNSIFAWFAKWLQNDPIWWNEMYPKKNF
- the rplQ gene encoding 50S ribosomal protein L17, encoding MRHAKKINHLGRTNTHRKAMLSNMASSLIMHKRITTTTAKAKALKVYVEPLITRSKNDTTHSRRVVFSYLQDKDAVSELFRDISPKIMDRPGGYTRILKTGFRKGDAAEMCIIELVDYNENMLAAKDTKAKSTTTRRSRRGGTKKAAGATTAEAATPAAEAAPKAKAKKAEKVEAVKTEETVVEAPEVKEEVKEEETAVKTEEQPKEEVKEEEAPSEEKEEKKEE
- a CDS encoding DNA-directed RNA polymerase subunit alpha is translated as MAILAFQRPDKVVMLEADDKHGKFEFRPLEPGYGITVGNALRRILLSSLEGFAITKIKIDGVQHEFSTIPGVVEDVTEIVLNLKQIRLKQLDEATESESIHVVLNGQSEFKAGDLDKFLVGFKVLNPDLVICTMDNNVKLQMKVDIEKGRGYVPAEENMPENAEIGLVAIDSIYTPIKNVKYAIENYRVEQKTDYEKLVIELDTDGSIHPKEALKEAAKILIHHFMLFSDEKITLETEEKQVADEFDEEILHMRQLLKTRLVDMDLSVRALNCLKAAEVDTLGDLVKFSKNDLLKFRNFGKKSLTELDELLESMNLNFGMDIAKYKLDKD